A stretch of bacterium DNA encodes these proteins:
- the kdpB_2 gene encoding Potassium-transporting ATPase ATP-binding subunit, with protein sequence MRQTSYNAHMPTAPWPAGTGDGTGALDTLVVSVPAMDCPEEVTLLEKAWEHLEGVLEVRPNLLDRTATVILDPHKTSPSALLEALAHVGLQAEFTTPGAPPEVQFYIPSYDQPETVPAIKKALEQDASVTDMQFDDVERVVRITFDPRFLSVAGVQQILQSTGVVFQQVTEGTPRPALPTSGFPDHARQVIQPFSGQLRTEPESGIFVAPPEDLSEPPATALTTDPRLIGIALGVVLWGIGVLLLQFPVTAIVGKVVLGLTALMLGWRTFRRALRSALSRHLDMHVLMSAATLGALGIGEWAEAAMLMILFSLSLWVEGWNLDRARYAVRAFRRRQPPRVRIFVDGTWDQVPIERVGLGTLAEVRPGEIIPLDGRVVSGAASVDESTLTGEATPVHKTEGHQLFAGTICQNGVLQYRVTHLLRDSTLQRLQQLVLDAQATRAPLQGTVDRFAKTYTPAVLGIALVVALIPPLIGLALDPSATPAAKAAIWHTWFYRSLGLLVLACPCALVISTPVAFVAALGRAAHLGMLIKGGKALEAVGQLKAMAFDKTGTLTTGELELVQVEGYGVTHTEALQLAMTLEQTATHPVALAILHAARKEELAPLRNLTDFHQAGGKGVEGRLGQHTVHFGSIPWLLDERGLALTEELGQRLQEAGAWQATLIGLQSGNQLIGLFAFRDPMRPEAPQVISSLRSLGLQRLEMLTGDNPKVAELVGNAAGLDAFHANLLPEDKPMRIRGLIQAYQEVGMVGDGLNDAPALANATVGIAMGARGVDVAMESADIVLLGEDLEQLPQLVRLSRQTMDIIRQNILLALAIKGVFLLALSVGWFGLWAAVLGDMGGSLAVTANSLRLLRRTP encoded by the coding sequence TTGCGCCAGACGTCCTACAATGCCCACATGCCCACTGCGCCTTGGCCGGCTGGGACAGGAGATGGCACTGGTGCGCTGGACACGCTCGTGGTCAGCGTCCCCGCAATGGATTGCCCCGAGGAAGTGACCCTGCTCGAAAAGGCATGGGAGCATTTAGAAGGGGTGCTCGAAGTCCGGCCCAATCTCCTTGATCGTACAGCGACGGTCATTCTCGATCCGCATAAGACCTCACCGTCTGCGCTCCTGGAAGCGCTGGCGCATGTCGGGTTGCAGGCGGAATTCACCACCCCCGGCGCACCACCAGAAGTGCAGTTTTATATCCCTAGCTATGACCAGCCTGAGACCGTTCCAGCCATCAAAAAGGCACTGGAGCAGGACGCCTCCGTCACCGACATGCAGTTTGATGATGTGGAGCGCGTGGTCCGCATTACCTTCGACCCCCGCTTCCTCTCCGTGGCCGGCGTGCAGCAGATCCTGCAGAGCACCGGCGTGGTCTTTCAGCAGGTGACCGAGGGGACACCCCGGCCTGCCCTGCCGACATCCGGATTCCCAGACCATGCCCGACAGGTGATCCAGCCCTTTAGCGGACAACTCCGGACCGAGCCGGAAAGCGGCATATTCGTCGCGCCGCCAGAAGACCTCAGCGAGCCGCCAGCGACAGCACTGACCACCGATCCGCGACTCATCGGCATTGCCCTGGGAGTCGTTCTTTGGGGTATCGGCGTGCTGCTGCTGCAGTTTCCGGTTACCGCCATTGTCGGGAAAGTGGTCCTGGGACTCACCGCCCTCATGCTGGGATGGCGAACGTTCCGTCGCGCCCTGCGGAGCGCGTTGAGTCGGCATCTCGACATGCATGTCCTGATGAGCGCGGCCACCCTCGGTGCGCTCGGCATCGGCGAGTGGGCCGAAGCCGCCATGCTGATGATTCTCTTCAGCTTGTCCCTGTGGGTGGAGGGCTGGAATCTGGACCGGGCCCGGTATGCGGTCCGGGCGTTCCGACGTCGGCAGCCGCCACGGGTCCGCATCTTTGTGGATGGGACCTGGGACCAGGTACCCATCGAGCGCGTCGGCCTCGGGACCCTGGCAGAGGTGCGTCCTGGCGAGATCATTCCGCTGGATGGCCGGGTCGTGAGTGGGGCAGCTTCGGTGGATGAGTCGACCCTCACCGGCGAAGCAACCCCCGTGCACAAAACCGAAGGGCATCAGCTCTTCGCTGGCACGATCTGCCAAAACGGCGTCCTGCAGTATCGCGTGACTCATCTGCTCCGCGACTCCACCTTGCAGCGTCTGCAGCAGCTGGTCCTCGATGCTCAGGCCACCCGCGCCCCACTGCAGGGAACGGTGGATCGCTTCGCGAAAACGTACACCCCGGCAGTGCTGGGCATCGCGCTGGTAGTTGCGCTCATCCCGCCATTGATTGGGCTAGCGCTGGACCCATCGGCCACACCCGCCGCCAAGGCTGCCATCTGGCACACCTGGTTCTATCGAAGCCTGGGACTGCTGGTGCTGGCCTGTCCCTGTGCGCTGGTGATCTCGACTCCGGTCGCCTTTGTCGCCGCCCTGGGTCGTGCCGCACATCTGGGGATGCTGATTAAGGGGGGCAAAGCCCTGGAAGCGGTCGGTCAGCTCAAAGCGATGGCCTTCGACAAAACAGGCACGCTCACCACGGGTGAACTGGAGCTGGTGCAGGTCGAGGGATATGGCGTCACACACACTGAAGCGCTTCAACTGGCCATGACCCTGGAGCAGACCGCGACTCATCCTGTGGCCCTCGCCATACTGCACGCGGCTCGTAAAGAGGAACTCGCACCGCTCCGGAATCTCACCGACTTTCATCAGGCGGGGGGGAAGGGGGTCGAAGGACGCCTCGGGCAGCATACGGTGCACTTCGGCTCGATTCCCTGGCTCCTCGACGAGCGGGGGCTCGCGCTCACCGAAGAACTGGGGCAACGCCTGCAGGAAGCGGGGGCGTGGCAGGCCACCCTGATCGGCCTGCAGTCGGGGAACCAGCTGATCGGGCTCTTCGCCTTCCGGGACCCCATGCGTCCCGAAGCACCACAAGTCATCAGCAGCCTGCGGTCCCTGGGATTGCAGCGCCTGGAAATGCTGACTGGCGACAACCCGAAGGTGGCCGAACTCGTCGGCAATGCCGCTGGGCTGGATGCCTTCCACGCGAATCTTCTTCCTGAAGATAAACCGATGCGGATCCGGGGACTCATCCAGGCGTACCAGGAAGTCGGGATGGTCGGCGATGGACTCAACGATGCCCCGGCCCTGGCCAACGCGACAGTCGGCATCGCCATGGGTGCGCGGGGCGTGGATGTCGCGATGGAAAGTGCAGACATCGTCCTCCTGGGAGAGGACCTGGAGCAGCTCCCGCAGCTGGTCCGGCTGTCGCGACAGACCATGGACATCATTCGTCAGAACATCCTGCTCGCCCTGGCAATCAAAGGTGTGTTTTTACTGGCATTGAGTGTCGGATGGTTCGGACTCTGGGCGGCGGTCCTGGGAGACATGGGAGGCAGCCTTGCGGTCACCGCAAACAGCCTGCGGCTCCTGCGACGGACACCGTAG
- the perR gene encoding Peroxide operon regulator — MATAERRYNYSRQREVIYRLLAATTAHPTAEWLYSQARHELPNLSLGTVYRNLQILRDQGRVKELQFGDEPTRYDAMMEPHHHFICSECGAIMDVRLQRPVAAERVAALPEGVRVDHVQLEMHGVCADCLR, encoded by the coding sequence ATGGCGACCGCCGAGCGCAGATACAACTACTCCCGTCAGCGCGAGGTGATCTACCGTCTCCTGGCAGCGACCACGGCGCACCCGACAGCGGAGTGGCTCTACAGCCAGGCACGCCATGAACTGCCGAACCTGTCGCTGGGGACGGTCTACCGTAACCTGCAAATCCTGCGGGATCAGGGGCGGGTGAAAGAACTGCAGTTCGGGGATGAGCCGACCCGCTACGACGCCATGATGGAACCGCATCACCACTTCATCTGTTCAGAGTGCGGGGCGATTATGGATGTGCGCCTGCAGCGACCGGTGGCCGCCGAGCGGGTCGCCGCTCTCCCGGAGGGTGTCCGGGTCGATCATGTCCAGCTTGAAATGCATGGTGTCTGCGCGGACTGCCTGCGCTAG